The following proteins come from a genomic window of Pseudomonas cichorii:
- a CDS encoding transporter substrate-binding domain-containing protein — translation MSSISPAVINDLAPQGVLRAAINFGNPVLVQKAPDGSPQGVSVALAKALAQELGVPLEMVTFDAAGKVFAALSEGIWNIAFLAIEPVREEQVAFSEPYVIIEGTYLVKAQAPYVSVEELDQPGIGIAVGKGAAYDLYLSRTLKNARLERADTSAGAVDLFIEQGLEAAAGVRQPLEKVAASDSRYRVLDGAFTSIRQAMAVPRQCEAGAAFVRAFVERKKAEGFVKNALVESGQADVTVA, via the coding sequence ATGAGTTCGATCAGCCCGGCAGTAATCAATGATCTGGCACCTCAGGGTGTGCTTCGCGCTGCCATCAATTTCGGCAATCCGGTGCTGGTCCAGAAAGCGCCGGATGGCTCGCCGCAAGGTGTGTCAGTCGCTTTGGCCAAGGCATTGGCGCAGGAGCTGGGCGTGCCTCTGGAGATGGTGACCTTCGATGCGGCGGGCAAGGTTTTCGCGGCGCTGTCAGAAGGCATCTGGAATATCGCGTTCCTGGCCATCGAGCCGGTTCGTGAGGAGCAGGTCGCGTTCAGTGAGCCTTATGTGATTATCGAGGGCACGTATCTGGTGAAGGCCCAGGCGCCTTATGTCTCGGTCGAAGAGCTTGACCAGCCGGGTATCGGGATTGCAGTAGGCAAGGGCGCGGCCTATGACCTGTACCTGAGTCGCACCCTGAAAAATGCCCGTCTGGAACGAGCGGACACTTCAGCGGGGGCTGTGGACCTGTTCATCGAACAAGGCCTGGAGGCGGCAGCGGGTGTGCGTCAGCCGCTGGAAAAGGTCGCGGCCAGCGATTCGCGCTACCGCGTACTGGACGGCGCATTCACCTCCATCCGCCAGGCCATGGCCGTACCGCGCCAGTGTGAGGCTGGCGCGGCGTTTGTCAGGGCCTTTGTCGAGCGCAAGAAGGCTGAGGGCTTTGTCAAAAACGCATTGGTCGAAAGTGGCCAGGCGGATGTGACCGTCGCTTGA
- the hglS gene encoding 2-oxoadipate dioxygenase/decarboxylase HglS codes for MNTATFANRDEIRASFSRAMSQMYKTEVPLYGTLMELVSEVNDGVMTHQPDVLESLKQTGEIQRLDKERHGAIRVGTALELATLARLFAVMGMEPVGYYDLTPAGVPVHSTAFRAVHEQSLQVSPFRVFTSLLRLELIENDELRTFAAEVLARRMIFTPRTLALIEKHEQQGGLSESDASEFVQQALETFRWHNSATVSLQDYKRLNAQHRLIADVVAFRGPHINHLTPRTLDIDAVQAGMPGKGITPKAVVEGPPRRQCPILLRQTSFKALEEAITFSGESGSHSARFGEIEQRGAALTPKGRALYDQLLNAARDELGEFPNEANSVRYAQLLEKAFLAFPDSYQEMRDQDLAYFRYFPTEQGIAARQNGSQPGDLEQQIKAGHIRFEPLVYEDFLPVSAAGIFQSNLGDDAQSHYTTGSHQDEFQKALGRQTINELKLYADTQRRSLEALGL; via the coding sequence ATGAACACTGCAACCTTTGCAAACCGTGATGAGATTCGAGCCAGCTTTTCCCGCGCCATGTCGCAGATGTACAAGACCGAAGTGCCGCTCTACGGCACCTTGATGGAGCTGGTGTCCGAGGTCAACGACGGGGTCATGACCCATCAGCCTGACGTTCTGGAGAGCCTGAAGCAGACAGGCGAAATCCAGCGCCTGGACAAGGAGCGCCATGGCGCGATCCGGGTCGGCACTGCACTGGAACTGGCAACCCTCGCCCGGCTGTTCGCGGTCATGGGCATGGAGCCTGTGGGCTATTACGACCTGACGCCTGCCGGTGTGCCAGTCCACTCCACCGCGTTTCGGGCGGTACATGAGCAGTCGTTGCAGGTCAGCCCGTTCCGGGTCTTCACCTCGCTGCTGCGCCTTGAACTGATCGAAAACGATGAGCTGCGCACCTTTGCTGCAGAGGTGCTGGCCAGGCGGATGATCTTCACGCCCAGGACATTGGCGCTGATTGAAAAGCACGAGCAGCAAGGCGGCTTGAGCGAGTCGGACGCGAGTGAGTTCGTGCAGCAAGCACTGGAAACCTTCCGTTGGCACAACAGCGCGACGGTTTCGTTGCAGGACTACAAACGGCTCAATGCCCAGCATCGCCTGATTGCCGATGTCGTGGCCTTCAGAGGCCCGCATATCAACCACCTGACCCCGCGCACTCTGGATATCGATGCCGTTCAGGCCGGCATGCCCGGCAAAGGCATCACGCCCAAAGCCGTGGTGGAAGGCCCGCCCCGTCGCCAGTGCCCGATTCTGTTGCGCCAGACCAGCTTCAAGGCGCTGGAGGAAGCCATCACGTTCAGCGGCGAGTCCGGCAGCCATTCGGCCCGCTTTGGTGAAATAGAACAACGCGGCGCAGCACTGACGCCCAAAGGCCGGGCACTGTACGACCAGTTGCTGAATGCGGCCCGCGACGAACTGGGCGAATTCCCCAACGAAGCCAACTCGGTGCGTTATGCCCAATTGCTGGAGAAAGCCTTCCTGGCCTTCCCCGACAGCTACCAGGAAATGCGCGACCAGGACCTGGCCTACTTCCGCTATTTCCCCACCGAACAAGGCATCGCCGCCCGCCAGAACGGCTCACAACCCGGCGATCTGGAACAACAGATAAAGGCCGGGCACATTCGTTTCGAGCCATTGGTGTATGAAGACTTCCTGCCGGTCAGCGCTGCGGGCATCTTCCAGTCCAATCTGGGCGACGACGCACAGTCGCATTACACGACCGGCTCCCATCAGGACGAATTCCAGAAGGCTCTGGGGCGTCAAACCATCAATGAATTGAAGCTGTATGCCGATACCCAGCGCCGTTCATTGGAAGCACTGGGGCTGTAA
- a CDS encoding 2-aminoadipate transaminase, with translation MSNENISASISFVHPVTLSHGKNAEVWDTTGKRYIDFVGGIGVLNLGHCNPRVVKAIQEQAEKLTHYAFNATPHDPYIQFMNTLEQFMPVSYPLSGMLTNSGAEAAENALKIVRSATGRTAVIAFDGAFHGRTLATLNLNGKVAPYKQRIGVLPGTVYHIPFPSKDTGVTTAEALKAMDRLFSVELDVSDVACFIFEAVQGEGGFLPMEPEFAQALRTFCDEKGIVLIADEIQSGFGRTGQRFAFSRLCIEPDLILLGKSIAGGIPLGAVVGRKHLLDTLPKGGLGGTYSGNPIACAAGLASLAQMSDENLSQWGETQENIILSRYRSWQEKKLSPYLGRLTGVGAMRGIELITPEGAPGTQQLAQLLQLARDAGLLLMPSGKSRHIIRLLAPLTIEPDVLNEGLDIFERCLAALD, from the coding sequence GTGAGCAACGAAAATATCAGCGCGTCCATTTCATTCGTTCACCCTGTCACCCTTTCCCACGGCAAGAACGCCGAAGTCTGGGACACGACCGGCAAGCGTTATATCGACTTTGTCGGCGGCATTGGCGTGCTGAACCTGGGCCATTGCAACCCGCGGGTGGTCAAGGCCATTCAGGAACAGGCCGAAAAACTGACCCATTACGCCTTCAACGCAACGCCCCATGATCCGTATATCCAGTTCATGAACACGCTGGAGCAGTTCATGCCGGTCAGCTACCCGCTCAGCGGCATGCTGACCAACAGCGGTGCGGAAGCGGCAGAAAACGCCTTGAAGATCGTGCGCAGCGCCACCGGTCGCACGGCGGTCATTGCCTTCGATGGCGCCTTTCATGGCCGTACCCTGGCGACCCTGAACCTCAACGGCAAAGTGGCCCCCTACAAACAGCGTATCGGCGTACTGCCTGGCACCGTCTATCACATCCCGTTTCCGAGCAAGGACACAGGCGTCACCACTGCAGAAGCGCTGAAGGCCATGGATCGTCTGTTCAGCGTCGAACTCGATGTCAGTGATGTGGCCTGCTTTATCTTTGAAGCGGTTCAGGGCGAAGGTGGTTTCCTGCCCATGGAGCCTGAGTTCGCACAGGCGCTGCGCACGTTCTGTGATGAGAAGGGCATTGTGTTGATTGCCGACGAGATCCAGTCCGGTTTCGGTCGCACCGGACAGCGCTTTGCCTTCAGCCGCCTGTGCATCGAGCCGGACCTGATTCTGCTCGGCAAAAGCATCGCAGGCGGCATACCGCTGGGCGCGGTGGTGGGACGCAAGCACTTGCTCGACACCCTGCCCAAAGGCGGCCTGGGCGGCACCTATTCCGGCAACCCCATCGCCTGCGCGGCCGGGCTGGCGTCGCTGGCGCAAATGAGCGACGAAAACCTGTCGCAATGGGGCGAAACCCAGGAAAACATCATCCTCAGCCGCTACCGTTCCTGGCAGGAGAAAAAACTCTCGCCTTATCTGGGCAGGCTGACCGGCGTCGGTGCCATGCGTGGCATCGAACTGATCACCCCCGAAGGCGCACCGGGCACCCAGCAACTGGCGCAACTGCTGCAACTGGCCAGGGACGCCGGGCTGTTGCTGATGCCCAGCGGCAAGTCACGGCACATCATCCGGTTGCTGGCACCGTTGACCATCGAGCCGGATGTACTGAATGAAGGGCTGGATATTTTCGAGCGCTGTCTGGCAGCACTGGACTGA
- a CDS encoding LysR family transcriptional regulator, producing MSKRLMPSTTALQCFEASARHLSFTRAAQELHLTQSAVSKQVAQLEEMLCHPLFQRIRRRLHLTPAGELYMAEVNKILIQVDMSSRYILTYGGETEVLKIATQPTFGDRWLVPNLKGFGSQNPGIHLDIRSELEPFDLVRAKADVAFFFGQGTWPGATCIELFKEEVVPVCAPDLLAHGDIPSAQALTGHTLLQCTSRPEAWHEWFLEQNLHSQSSYHGPRFDTFYMCIRAAQAGCGIALIPRYLVSEELAEGKLVIAWDHPMQSDGSHFLAHAEHAAQVPKVKAFVEWIKQRVKARHSELLE from the coding sequence ATGTCCAAGCGTTTGATGCCCTCAACGACCGCCTTGCAGTGTTTCGAAGCCTCGGCCCGTCACTTGAGCTTCACTCGCGCAGCCCAGGAATTGCACCTCACCCAGAGCGCCGTGAGCAAGCAGGTCGCGCAACTGGAAGAGATGCTCTGCCACCCGCTGTTCCAGCGTATCCGCCGCCGTCTGCACCTGACGCCAGCGGGCGAGTTGTACATGGCCGAGGTGAACAAGATCCTCATTCAGGTCGACATGTCGAGCCGCTACATCCTGACCTATGGCGGCGAAACAGAGGTACTGAAAATCGCCACCCAGCCGACGTTCGGCGACCGTTGGCTGGTGCCGAATCTCAAGGGTTTCGGCAGCCAGAACCCCGGCATTCACCTGGACATCCGCAGCGAGCTGGAACCCTTCGATCTGGTCAGGGCCAAGGCCGATGTGGCGTTCTTTTTCGGTCAGGGCACCTGGCCCGGCGCCACCTGTATCGAGCTGTTCAAGGAAGAAGTGGTCCCGGTGTGTGCGCCGGACCTGCTGGCCCACGGCGACATCCCCAGCGCTCAGGCCCTGACCGGCCATACCCTGCTGCAATGCACCTCGCGACCGGAGGCCTGGCATGAATGGTTTCTGGAGCAGAACCTGCATTCGCAAAGCAGCTATCACGGCCCGCGTTTCGACACTTTTTACATGTGCATTCGTGCCGCTCAGGCCGGTTGCGGCATTGCCCTGATTCCGCGCTATCTGGTCAGCGAGGAACTGGCCGAAGGCAAGCTGGTGATTGCCTGGGACCACCCGATGCAGAGCGATGGCTCGCACTTTCTGGCCCATGCCGAACATGCGGCGCAAGTCCCCAAGGTCAAGGCGTTCGTGGAGTGGATCAAACAGCGGGTAAAAGCCCGACATTCAGAATTATTGGAATGA
- the amaB gene encoding L-piperidine-6-carboxylate dehydrogenase: MVANLLESLGVAKSAYTEGDYPVYTPIDGSQIASVNLEGKAQVVARIDRAHTAFLKWRTVPAPRRGELVRIFGEVLREHKAALGELVSIEAGKITQEGLGEVQEMIDICDFAVGLSRQLYGLTIASERPGHHMRETWHPLGVVGVISAFNFPVAVWAWNTTLALVCGNPVIWKPSEKTPLTALASQALFEKALKIFGDAPEGLTQLVIGDREAGEALVDDPRVPLVSATGSTRMGREVGPRVAARFGRSILELGGNNAMILAPSADLDLAVRGILFSAVGTAGQRCTTLRRLIVHRSIKDEVVARVKAAYAKVRVGDPRAGNLIGPLIDKQAFAAMQDALGKARDEGGQVFGGERQLQDKYPNGYYVTPAIAEMPAQSDVVRHETFAPILYVLAYDEFEEALRLNNEVPQGLSSCIFTTDLREAEAFQSAAGSDCGIANVNIGTSGAEIGGAFGGEKETGGGRESGSDSWKAYMRRQTNTVNYSRELPLAQGIVFD, translated from the coding sequence GTGGTTGCCAATTTGTTAGAAAGCCTGGGCGTAGCGAAAAGTGCTTACACAGAAGGGGACTACCCCGTCTACACCCCAATCGATGGCAGTCAGATTGCCTCCGTCAACCTGGAGGGCAAGGCGCAGGTCGTGGCCCGCATCGACCGCGCCCACACCGCTTTTCTGAAATGGCGCACGGTTCCGGCGCCACGTCGTGGCGAGCTGGTGCGCATCTTTGGTGAAGTGCTGCGCGAACACAAAGCTGCGCTGGGCGAACTGGTGTCCATCGAAGCCGGCAAGATCACTCAGGAAGGTCTGGGTGAAGTGCAGGAAATGATCGACATCTGCGACTTCGCCGTCGGCCTTTCCCGTCAGTTGTACGGCTTGACCATCGCTTCCGAACGTCCAGGCCACCACATGCGTGAAACCTGGCATCCGCTGGGCGTGGTGGGTGTTATCAGCGCCTTCAACTTCCCGGTGGCAGTCTGGGCCTGGAACACCACGCTGGCACTGGTGTGCGGCAACCCGGTGATCTGGAAACCTTCCGAGAAAACCCCACTGACCGCTCTGGCCAGCCAGGCCTTGTTTGAGAAAGCCCTGAAAATCTTCGGTGATGCGCCCGAAGGGCTGACGCAACTGGTCATCGGTGACCGTGAAGCCGGTGAAGCGCTGGTCGATGACCCGCGTGTGCCGCTGGTGAGCGCCACAGGCAGCACCCGCATGGGCCGTGAAGTGGGTCCGCGTGTAGCGGCTCGTTTCGGTCGCAGCATTCTGGAGCTGGGCGGCAACAACGCCATGATCCTGGCCCCGAGCGCCGATCTGGATCTGGCTGTGCGCGGCATTCTTTTCAGCGCGGTCGGTACTGCCGGTCAGCGCTGTACCACGCTGCGTCGTCTGATCGTGCATCGCTCCATCAAGGACGAAGTGGTTGCGCGTGTGAAAGCGGCCTACGCCAAGGTACGTGTCGGCGATCCGCGTGCAGGCAACCTGATCGGTCCGCTGATCGACAAGCAGGCTTTTGCAGCCATGCAGGATGCGCTGGGCAAGGCCCGTGATGAGGGCGGCCAGGTCTTCGGCGGCGAGCGCCAGTTGCAGGACAAATACCCCAATGGCTACTACGTGACTCCGGCCATTGCCGAGATGCCGGCCCAGAGCGATGTCGTGCGTCACGAAACCTTTGCGCCGATTCTCTACGTGCTGGCTTACGACGAATTCGAGGAAGCACTGCGCCTCAACAACGAAGTGCCGCAAGGTCTGTCGTCATGCATCTTCACCACCGACCTTCGTGAAGCCGAGGCTTTTCAGAGTGCGGCGGGCAGTGACTGCGGCATTGCCAACGTCAATATCGGCACCAGCGGTGCAGAGATCGGTGGAGCATTTGGCGGCGAGAAGGAAACCGGTGGCGGGCGTGAGTCCGGTTCCGATTCCTGGAAGGCCTACATGCGTCGTCAGACCAATACCGTCAACTATTCCCGCGAACTGCCGCTGGCTCAGGGCATCGTGTTCGACTGA
- the amaA gene encoding L-pipecolate oxidase produces MTQFRQECLWEQLTPQRPSHLPLSGERTADVCVIGGGYTGLSAALQLIEGGKSVCIVEAHQVGHGGSGRNVGLVNAGTWVAPDDLEKVLGSAEANRLNGALGAAPALVFSTIDKYKIDCQETRTGTLHMAHNASGLADLRSRAEQWQRRGANVELLTGKACEDACGTTKIAGALLDYRAGTVNPMAYVAGMANSVVTRGGMIFGDSPVTGLQRTDDGWKVSTGQGSVRAEKVIIASNAYTEGEWTDVKSHIFAGYYYQVASQPLTGPEQEGILHGGQGSWDTRKVLSSIRRDAHGRLVLGSLGNAGNYPLWFIRQWADRIQQHYFPQLGKVEWESTWTGRIGFTPDHLLRLFEPAPGLLAATGFNGRGVTTGTLVGKCFADYLLSNDAKSLPVSFSKSKAVTGSSLRTLAYDAGFTLYHAGQCLRVVL; encoded by the coding sequence ATGACGCAATTTCGTCAAGAGTGCCTGTGGGAGCAACTGACGCCGCAAAGGCCCAGCCATCTGCCATTGAGCGGTGAGCGAACGGCTGACGTTTGCGTGATCGGTGGTGGTTATACCGGCCTGTCCGCCGCCCTTCAGTTGATCGAAGGCGGCAAGTCGGTGTGCATCGTTGAAGCCCATCAGGTGGGCCACGGTGGTTCGGGTCGCAACGTGGGGCTGGTCAACGCAGGGACCTGGGTGGCGCCGGACGATCTGGAAAAAGTCCTGGGCAGCGCCGAGGCCAATCGCCTCAATGGCGCATTGGGTGCGGCACCGGCTCTGGTGTTTTCCACCATCGACAAATACAAGATCGACTGTCAGGAAACCCGTACCGGCACCCTGCATATGGCGCATAACGCCAGCGGCCTGGCTGACCTGCGCAGCCGCGCCGAGCAATGGCAGCGCCGTGGCGCCAACGTCGAACTGCTGACCGGCAAGGCCTGCGAAGATGCCTGCGGGACTACCAAAATAGCCGGTGCGTTGCTGGATTATCGGGCCGGTACCGTCAACCCCATGGCCTATGTCGCTGGCATGGCGAACAGTGTGGTTACGCGGGGCGGGATGATCTTCGGCGACTCTCCGGTAACCGGGCTGCAGCGCACGGACGATGGCTGGAAGGTCAGCACCGGTCAGGGCAGTGTGCGGGCCGAAAAAGTCATCATCGCTTCCAATGCCTACACCGAAGGCGAATGGACCGATGTGAAGAGTCATATCTTTGCCGGTTACTACTATCAGGTGGCCTCGCAGCCGCTCACGGGTCCCGAGCAGGAAGGCATTCTTCACGGCGGGCAGGGTTCCTGGGATACCCGCAAGGTATTGAGCAGTATTCGTCGCGATGCGCACGGGCGTCTGGTGTTGGGCAGTCTGGGTAATGCGGGCAATTATCCGCTGTGGTTTATCCGCCAGTGGGCTGACCGCATTCAGCAGCACTATTTCCCGCAACTGGGCAAGGTCGAGTGGGAAAGCACCTGGACAGGCCGTATCGGCTTTACGCCAGACCACCTGCTGCGTCTGTTCGAGCCGGCTCCCGGTCTGTTGGCCGCCACCGGTTTCAATGGCCGTGGCGTCACCACCGGAACACTGGTGGGCAAATGTTTTGCGGATTACCTGCTGAGCAACGATGCCAAGTCTCTGCCGGTGAGCTTTTCCAAGAGCAAGGCAGTCACGGGCAGTTCATTGCGCACACTGGCCTACGATGCCGGTTTTACGCTGTATCACGCGGGGCAATGTCTGCGGGTCGTACTCTGA
- a CDS encoding amino acid permease has protein sequence MVSHKKNEHRSLKHGLTSRQVSMISIAGIIGAGLFIGSSKAIATAGPAILISYGIAGLLVLLVMRMLGEMAIANPNSGSFSTYAGQAIGPWAGFTIGWLYWWFWVLIIPVEAIAGADILHAWMPSVPSWLFAFLIMITLSCTNLVSVKNFGEFEYWFALVKVIAILAFIGVCTLAVLGVWPLAETSGVSQLWQNGGFMPNGFGAVLGGVLITIFSFFGAEIVTIAADETANPKEKIRRATNLVVYRIAIFYIFSIFFIVSLVAWNDPRLLQVGSFQRALEIINVPGAKMVVDIVVFVAVTSCMNSGLYTASRMLYSLGARGEAPAQIKRVSGSGVPTVAVIASTLAGFVGCFVNYAFPGKVFGFLLSTTGAIALLVYLVIAVSQLRMRTRLEREGQEPAFKMWLFPWLTWLVIGLITLVLGYMLISPNYRYETLMTAAVAGTILLIALVRRKTAGVYVPGV, from the coding sequence ATGGTTTCCCATAAAAAGAACGAGCACCGTTCCCTGAAACACGGGCTGACATCCCGGCAGGTTTCGATGATTTCCATTGCCGGGATCATCGGTGCCGGCCTGTTCATCGGCTCATCCAAGGCCATCGCCACGGCAGGGCCTGCGATTCTGATTTCCTACGGTATTGCCGGCCTGCTGGTATTGCTGGTGATGCGCATGCTGGGTGAAATGGCGATTGCCAATCCCAACAGCGGTTCGTTCTCGACTTATGCCGGGCAGGCCATCGGGCCATGGGCCGGGTTTACCATCGGCTGGCTTTACTGGTGGTTCTGGGTGCTGATCATTCCGGTCGAAGCCATTGCCGGTGCCGACATCCTGCATGCCTGGATGCCCTCGGTGCCGTCCTGGCTGTTCGCCTTTCTGATCATGATCACGCTGTCGTGTACCAACCTGGTGAGCGTGAAGAATTTCGGTGAGTTCGAGTACTGGTTCGCGCTGGTGAAGGTGATTGCGATTCTGGCGTTCATCGGGGTCTGCACATTGGCGGTGCTGGGCGTCTGGCCGCTGGCCGAAACCTCCGGCGTTTCGCAGCTCTGGCAGAACGGCGGCTTCATGCCCAACGGATTCGGCGCGGTACTGGGCGGGGTATTGATCACGATCTTTTCGTTCTTCGGCGCAGAAATCGTCACCATCGCCGCCGACGAAACGGCCAACCCCAAAGAGAAAATTCGCAGGGCCACCAATCTTGTGGTGTACCGCATCGCGATTTTCTACATCTTCTCGATCTTCTTTATCGTTTCACTGGTGGCCTGGAACGATCCGCGCTTGCTGCAAGTGGGTTCATTCCAGCGGGCGCTGGAAATCATCAATGTGCCGGGCGCCAAGATGGTGGTGGATATCGTGGTGTTCGTGGCGGTCACCAGTTGCATGAACTCCGGTCTCTACACGGCTTCGCGGATGCTGTATTCCCTGGGCGCACGTGGCGAAGCTCCGGCGCAGATCAAGCGGGTTTCCGGCAGCGGTGTGCCGACCGTGGCGGTGATCGCTTCCACCCTGGCAGGTTTTGTCGGTTGCTTTGTGAACTACGCCTTTCCGGGCAAGGTGTTCGGCTTCCTGCTGTCCACCACGGGCGCCATTGCGCTGCTGGTGTATCTGGTGATTGCCGTTTCCCAGTTGCGGATGCGCACAAGGCTGGAGAGGGAAGGCCAGGAACCGGCCTTCAAGATGTGGCTGTTCCCCTGGCTGACCTGGCTGGTGATCGGGCTGATCACTCTGGTGCTGGGCTACATGCTCATCAGCCCCAACTACCGCTATGAAACCCTGATGACGGCAGCGGTGGCCGGGACGATTCTGTTGATTGCCCTGGTGCGTCGCAAGACGGCAGGGGTGTATGTGCCTGGGGTTTGA
- a CDS encoding ATP-binding protein, whose product MTSVRARILAPVLLLLLLGDLIIGLLVLRDSHHEIEEVYDAQLAQSARLLQGVLRQRVEDEKDLNKLYEAFDEAMSRVGTSGVAHPYETRLTFQVWRTSGELLVRSAEAPVLTEPPREEGSHDLVENGREWCGFLLADPQQGFIIWVGERDDVRQGLIQIIVSHTVWPTVIGVPLLIVSIWLVIGWGLRPLQSMAQVIRKRDAESLEPLALSPLPKELEPMQTALNRLLTQIDNLLERERRFIADAAHELRTPLTVLRIHAQNARQAELPEQRLEALDFLVSGVDRAARIASQLLTMARLEPHLSPEQLKTFELNTLVQEEMAELTPLALEKRVELVLEADEVCVIHSDPGAITIALQNLLTNALNFAPAASEIRVVLQRQEDGSAHLCVEDAGPGIDEHHKARLLERFYSQGNSNGAGLGLAIVDMIVRKLQSSLHLGNSPQGGLRAELRISSALRE is encoded by the coding sequence ATGACCTCGGTACGCGCACGCATCCTTGCCCCGGTATTGCTGCTGTTGCTGCTGGGCGATCTGATCATCGGCCTGCTGGTGCTGCGCGACAGTCACCATGAAATCGAAGAAGTCTACGACGCCCAACTGGCGCAGAGTGCCCGCTTGCTGCAAGGCGTGCTGCGCCAGCGTGTCGAGGACGAAAAGGATCTGAACAAGTTGTATGAAGCGTTCGATGAAGCCATGAGCAGGGTCGGCACCAGCGGCGTGGCGCATCCTTACGAAACCCGCCTGACGTTTCAGGTCTGGCGTACTTCGGGAGAGTTGCTGGTGCGCTCGGCCGAAGCCCCGGTGCTCACTGAGCCGCCAAGAGAAGAAGGCTCCCACGACTTGGTGGAGAATGGCCGTGAATGGTGTGGCTTCCTGCTGGCCGATCCGCAGCAAGGTTTCATTATCTGGGTCGGCGAGCGCGACGATGTGCGTCAGGGTCTGATCCAGATCATTGTGAGCCACACCGTCTGGCCGACCGTGATTGGCGTGCCGTTATTGATCGTGTCCATCTGGCTAGTGATCGGCTGGGGCCTGCGCCCGTTGCAATCCATGGCACAGGTGATCCGCAAGCGCGATGCAGAGAGCCTGGAGCCTCTGGCGCTGTCGCCATTGCCCAAGGAGCTGGAGCCCATGCAGACAGCGCTCAACCGTCTGCTGACCCAGATCGACAATCTGCTGGAGCGCGAACGACGCTTTATTGCCGATGCAGCCCATGAACTGCGCACGCCCTTGACCGTGCTGCGCATTCACGCGCAAAACGCCCGTCAGGCCGAACTCCCCGAACAACGCCTGGAAGCACTGGATTTTCTGGTCAGCGGCGTCGACCGGGCAGCCCGTATCGCCAGCCAGTTGTTGACCATGGCAAGGCTTGAACCACACTTGAGTCCAGAGCAATTGAAGACCTTTGAGCTCAATACGCTGGTCCAGGAAGAAATGGCCGAACTCACGCCGCTGGCGCTGGAGAAACGTGTAGAGCTGGTGCTGGAAGCCGATGAGGTATGCGTGATCCACAGCGATCCGGGTGCCATCACCATCGCCTTGCAGAACCTGCTGACCAACGCACTCAACTTCGCCCCTGCCGCCAGCGAAATCCGGGTGGTGTTGCAGCGTCAGGAGGATGGCAGCGCTCATCTATGCGTCGAAGACGCCGGCCCCGGTATCGACGAACACCACAAGGCACGGCTGCTGGAACGCTTCTACAGCCAGGGCAACAGCAATGGCGCGGGATTGGGGCTGGCGATTGTCGACATGATCGTGCGCAAGCTGCAAAGCAGCCTGCACCTGGGCAACTCACCACAAGGCGGGCTGCGGGCGGAATTGCGGATCAGTAGCGCTCTTCGTGAATGA
- a CDS encoding response regulator, translated as MRLLLVEDDRAIGQGIKVALNTEGYTLDWIEDGLSALHALRSERFDLLLLDLGLPRLDGFDLLRQLRSEQQSLPVLILTARDGTQDRIAGLDAGADDYLIKPFDVNELKARVRALLRRSQGRAQPLLEHAGISLDPASQQVSFQGSEVPMTPMEYQLLHQLMIRPGKVVTRERLSTTLYGWQEKVESNTLEVLIHNLRKKLSTDLIRTVRGVGYLLELKA; from the coding sequence ATGCGTCTGCTTCTGGTGGAAGATGATCGTGCCATCGGCCAAGGCATCAAAGTCGCCTTGAACACCGAAGGCTATACGCTTGACTGGATCGAGGACGGGCTCAGCGCCCTGCATGCCCTGCGCAGCGAGCGCTTCGACCTGCTGCTGCTGGACCTCGGTCTGCCGCGTCTGGACGGCTTCGACCTGCTGCGCCAGTTGCGCTCCGAACAGCAATCGCTGCCGGTGCTGATCCTGACGGCCCGTGACGGCACTCAGGACCGCATCGCCGGGCTGGATGCCGGAGCCGACGATTATCTGATCAAGCCTTTCGACGTCAACGAACTGAAAGCCAGGGTGCGCGCCCTGTTGCGCCGCAGTCAGGGTCGGGCGCAACCGCTGCTGGAGCACGCCGGCATCAGCCTGGACCCGGCCTCGCAACAGGTCAGCTTTCAGGGCAGTGAAGTCCCCATGACGCCGATGGAGTATCAGTTACTGCATCAACTGATGATCCGTCCCGGCAAGGTCGTCACTCGCGAGCGTCTGTCTACCACGCTCTATGGCTGGCAGGAAAAAGTCGAAAGCAACACCCTGGAAGTGCTGATTCACAACCTGCGCAAGAAACTGTCCACTGACCTGATCCGCACCGTTCGCGGCGTCGGTTACCTGCTGGAGCTCAAGGCATGA
- a CDS encoding PepSY domain-containing protein, which yields MRKVLLISLLMASPLALAGPQCTTADKSQWQDQAKFQEQLKAQGYQISKFKVTDGNCYEIYGFDKDKRKVEIYHDPVSGKAVKTEIKG from the coding sequence ATGCGTAAAGTCCTGCTGATTTCCTTGCTGATGGCCAGCCCTCTGGCGCTTGCCGGCCCGCAATGCACCACCGCCGACAAATCCCAGTGGCAGGACCAGGCCAAGTTCCAGGAACAACTCAAGGCCCAGGGTTACCAGATCAGCAAGTTCAAGGTCACCGACGGCAACTGCTACGAGATCTACGGCTTCGACAAGGACAAACGCAAGGTCGAAATCTACCATGACCCTGTGTCCGGCAAGGCCGTGAAGACAGAGATCAAGGGCTGA